From a region of the Terriglobia bacterium genome:
- a CDS encoding glycosyltransferase family 39 protein, whose product MIFCAIFLAHAPLLRLPYYWDEAGYYVPAAHDLLQTGALIPHSVPSNAHPPLVMAWLALWWKLSGFVPAVTRTAMLLLAALGLTAVFRLAHSVMNPGVAVAATLCTALYPVFFAQSSMAHVDIAAAALGLWGLAFFIEDRRVPCVAAFSLAVLAKETAVLVPVTLALWEIGWWMAERLGRVRSAIAPRQRAGWESLALLLVPSAVLSAWFAYHYHRTGYVFGNPEFFRYNVSATLQPVRILLATLRRLWQVTGYMNLFVLTVAGALAMMLPPLPEPAAAVGPVTRPRILPHIQAIFALVVLAHVFALSLIGGAVLARYMLMAVPLVIILCVSTLRRRVRGWPAIIALVCAAFLLGLFVNPPYRFPMEDNLAYRDYVLLHKSAADFLSAHHATARVLTAWPATNELEKPYLGYVKSAVPVVPVEDFSAPQIARAAHDTSLFDVAYVFSTKYEAPSQPALLRWWERTQEPYFDYHRDLPPGLIARALRGRIVWQQERKGQWAAVIALERVENAEKERGPGFRVAIYDGSEP is encoded by the coding sequence CTGATCTTCTGCGCGATTTTCCTCGCGCACGCGCCCCTGCTCCGCCTGCCCTACTATTGGGACGAAGCGGGCTACTACGTTCCCGCCGCGCACGACCTCCTCCAGACCGGCGCTCTGATCCCGCACAGCGTCCCCAGCAACGCCCACCCGCCGCTGGTCATGGCCTGGCTGGCCCTCTGGTGGAAGCTTTCCGGCTTCGTACCCGCGGTCACTCGTACTGCGATGCTGCTTCTCGCCGCGCTGGGGCTGACTGCGGTCTTTCGCCTTGCGCACTCCGTCATGAACCCAGGGGTTGCCGTCGCGGCCACCCTCTGCACCGCGCTCTATCCCGTTTTCTTCGCCCAAAGCTCGATGGCCCACGTGGACATAGCCGCAGCCGCGCTCGGCTTGTGGGGCCTGGCCTTCTTCATCGAGGACCGCCGCGTCCCCTGCGTTGCCGCCTTTTCCCTGGCGGTGCTCGCCAAGGAGACTGCTGTCCTCGTTCCGGTCACGCTGGCATTGTGGGAGATCGGCTGGTGGATGGCCGAACGCTTGGGACGCGTTCGCTCCGCCATTGCGCCTCGGCAGCGTGCCGGGTGGGAGTCGCTCGCCTTGCTCCTGGTCCCTTCAGCCGTGCTCTCCGCCTGGTTCGCCTATCACTATCACCGCACCGGCTATGTCTTCGGCAACCCGGAATTCTTCCGCTACAACGTCTCTGCCACGCTTCAGCCCGTTCGTATCCTGCTCGCCACCTTGCGCCGCCTGTGGCAGGTGACCGGATACATGAACCTGTTCGTGCTGACGGTCGCGGGCGCTCTGGCCATGATGCTGCCACCGCTGCCCGAGCCCGCGGCCGCTGTCGGGCCGGTCACGCGTCCCAGGATCCTGCCGCACATCCAGGCCATCTTCGCGCTCGTCGTCCTCGCCCACGTCTTCGCCCTCTCGCTGATCGGAGGCGCGGTGCTGGCGCGCTACATGCTGATGGCCGTCCCCTTGGTCATCATCCTTTGCGTTTCCACGCTGCGCCGCCGCGTGCGTGGATGGCCGGCCATCATCGCTCTGGTCTGCGCAGCTTTTCTGCTGGGACTGTTCGTCAATCCGCCCTACCGCTTCCCCATGGAGGACAACCTCGCCTACCGCGACTACGTCCTGCTGCACAAGTCGGCGGCGGACTTCCTGTCGGCGCATCACGCGACTGCGCGCGTGCTCACCGCCTGGCCGGCGACGAATGAGCTGGAGAAACCGTATCTGGGATACGTGAAATCCGCTGTCCCCGTCGTGCCCGTCGAGGACTTCTCCGCGCCCCAGATCGCGCGCGCCGCCCACGACACTTCCCTGTTCGACGTCGCCTACGTCTTCTCTACGAAGTACGAGGCGCCCTCGCAGCCCGCGCTGCTGCGCTGGTGGGAGCGCACCCAAGAACCGTATTTCGATTATCACCGCGATCTGCCG
- a CDS encoding DUF3467 domain-containing protein: MTMPPQPNITLKNTSDYREGYSNSVQIRVSVWDFFLVFGTLQQQTPTAVEITNFQGVYLSPQQAKALLTILQQNVVNYEKTFGEIKLDPRLAQPGVVN; this comes from the coding sequence ATGACCATGCCCCCGCAGCCCAACATCACTCTGAAGAACACGAGCGACTATCGCGAAGGCTATTCCAACAGCGTCCAGATCCGCGTCAGCGTCTGGGACTTCTTCCTGGTCTTCGGCACGCTGCAGCAGCAGACGCCCACCGCGGTCGAGATCACCAATTTCCAGGGTGTCTATCTCAGCCCGCAGCAGGCCAAGGCGCTGCTCACCATCCTGCAGCAGAATGTCGTCAATTACGAGAAGACGTTCGGCGAGATCAAACTCGATCCTCGCCTGGCCCAGCCCGGCGTGGTGAACTGA